The following are encoded in a window of Brockia lithotrophica genomic DNA:
- a CDS encoding NAD(P)/FAD-dependent oxidoreductase — MARIVILGSGFAGQTAAFYLRKYIGKRNHEVVMVTPAEYFTYQPSLVWVGVDRMKVHQATFPLEPVYRKFNITYKRAYAREIHPETQKVVIEYVGGGREEISYDYLVNATGPHLAFEETPGMGPEHGTTYSICTASHAEETRKAYLQIVERLKQGDRVKIVIGVGHPTATCQGAAVEYITNVHADLVRRGLRHNAEITWLSNEPELGDLGVGGLVFRRGDKIVTSRDVSEALYGEFGIKTQIQTAVTRVEPGKIYWENARGEQGVLPYDFAMLIPPFKGARIAYVGRDGSDLTKELTNPAGFLKVDGRYGKKWEELTEDDWPKLYQNPIFPNIFAAGIAFAPPGAVSKPLYTPSGRLIQPTVPRTGMTASLIGMAVAKNLVDLLHGRPASHEEPMTEMPGSCVASLDASIFRGEASTIIMYPVVPNYKLYPEFGRDPDITRMELGLAGAWIKRILHTTFIYKMKGLPGWSYIPG, encoded by the coding sequence CCGCCTTTTATCTCCGCAAGTACATCGGCAAGCGGAACCACGAGGTCGTCATGGTCACGCCCGCCGAGTACTTCACGTACCAACCCTCGCTCGTCTGGGTCGGCGTCGACCGGATGAAGGTCCACCAGGCCACCTTCCCCCTGGAGCCGGTGTACCGCAAGTTCAACATCACCTACAAGCGAGCCTACGCCCGCGAAATCCATCCCGAAACGCAGAAGGTCGTCATCGAATACGTGGGCGGCGGACGCGAGGAGATCTCCTACGACTACCTCGTGAACGCCACCGGGCCTCATCTCGCCTTTGAAGAGACGCCGGGCATGGGTCCCGAGCACGGGACCACCTACTCCATCTGCACGGCGTCTCACGCCGAAGAGACGCGCAAGGCATACCTCCAAATCGTCGAACGCCTGAAGCAAGGGGACCGAGTCAAGATCGTGATCGGCGTCGGCCACCCCACGGCAACGTGCCAGGGGGCGGCCGTGGAGTACATCACGAACGTACACGCGGACCTCGTCCGCCGCGGACTCCGCCACAACGCGGAGATTACCTGGCTTTCCAACGAACCGGAGCTCGGCGATCTCGGCGTGGGCGGCCTCGTCTTCCGCCGGGGCGACAAGATCGTCACCTCCCGCGACGTAAGCGAGGCCTTGTACGGGGAGTTCGGCATCAAGACGCAAATCCAGACGGCGGTAACGCGCGTGGAACCGGGAAAAATCTACTGGGAAAACGCCCGCGGCGAACAGGGGGTTCTCCCGTACGACTTCGCCATGCTCATCCCGCCCTTTAAGGGGGCGCGCATCGCCTACGTAGGCCGTGACGGAAGCGACCTCACGAAGGAGCTCACAAACCCTGCGGGATTCCTCAAGGTCGACGGCCGGTACGGGAAGAAGTGGGAGGAGCTCACGGAAGACGACTGGCCCAAGCTCTACCAGAACCCCATCTTCCCCAACATCTTTGCCGCCGGAATCGCGTTTGCCCCGCCGGGGGCGGTGTCGAAGCCGCTCTACACACCTTCCGGACGGCTCATCCAGCCGACGGTCCCCCGCACGGGCATGACGGCCTCGCTCATCGGAATGGCTGTGGCGAAAAACCTCGTCGACCTGCTTCACGGACGCCCCGCGTCCCACGAAGAGCCGATGACGGAAATGCCGGGCTCGTGCGTGGCCTCGCTGGACGCTTCCATTTTCCGCGGCGAAGCCTCGACGATCATCATGTACCCGGTAGTGCCCAACTACAAGCTCTACCCCGAATTCGGGCGCGACCCGGACATCACGCGGATGGAGCTTGGGCTTGCCGGTGCATGGATCAAGCGGATCCTGCACACGACGTTCATCTACAAGATGAAGGGCCTCCCCGGTTGGAGCTACATTCCCGGCTAA
- the mgsA gene encoding methylglyoxal synthase yields MNVVSPEQRPTLHIALIAHDRKKDDLVRLLTAYRPLLERHVLFATGTTGKRLREEVGLPVRPFASGPYGGDQQIGALIACNLVDAVIFLRDPLTAQPHEPDVSALLRVADVYDVPIATNEGTAEVLLRALGEGLLDFRAVYRGQAHDDGNDFCRRCAEALA; encoded by the coding sequence ATGAACGTGGTTTCGCCCGAACAGCGTCCGACGCTTCACATCGCCCTCATCGCCCACGACCGCAAAAAGGACGACCTCGTCCGCCTCCTCACCGCGTACCGTCCGCTTCTCGAGAGGCACGTCCTCTTCGCCACAGGTACGACGGGGAAACGGCTGCGGGAGGAAGTGGGGCTTCCCGTACGCCCCTTTGCTTCCGGCCCGTATGGCGGGGACCAACAGATCGGAGCCCTAATCGCCTGCAACCTCGTCGACGCCGTAATCTTCCTCCGCGACCCGCTCACCGCACAGCCCCACGAACCCGACGTGAGCGCGCTCCTGCGCGTCGCCGACGTGTACGACGTCCCCATTGCCACAAACGAAGGGACGGCGGAGGTCCTCTTACGTGCCTTGGGTGAGGGCCTCTTGGACTTCCGGGCGGTGTACCGCGGACAGGCGCACGACGACGGAAACGACTTCTGCCGCCGCTGCGCCGAAGCCCTCGCCTGA
- the rpsT gene encoding 30S ribosomal protein S20 produces the protein MPNTRSAEKRLRQSLKRRQRNLLIKADLRIRIKQLERAIKNGEPLEKVRELYNIAAKRLEMAASKGVIHRNKAARKKSRLMAKVNAYAASLAQTGGSAEEA, from the coding sequence ATGCCCAATACGCGGTCGGCGGAAAAGCGCCTGCGCCAGAGCTTGAAGCGGCGCCAGCGCAACCTGCTCATCAAGGCGGACCTGCGCATCCGCATCAAGCAACTCGAGCGTGCGATCAAAAACGGAGAACCTCTGGAAAAGGTCCGCGAACTGTACAACATCGCCGCCAAGCGCCTTGAAATGGCCGCGTCCAAGGGCGTCATCCATCGGAACAAGGCAGCGCGCAAGAAATCGCGCCTTATGGCCAAGGTAAACGCGTACGCCGCAAGTCTCGCGCAAACAGGCGGCTCTGCGGAAGAAGCCTAA